One segment of Cataglyphis hispanica isolate Lineage 1 chromosome 23, ULB_Chis1_1.0, whole genome shotgun sequence DNA contains the following:
- the LOC126857878 gene encoding uncharacterized protein LOC126857878 isoform X2 — protein sequence MMRDLASFVIFLALMVGVAISKPLWSTIIDNNDIYSVPEVNAHYLATYQDTHSPYYVYNIYTNAGGIPSTVHVSGKPEISYVPAYNFYYGTPIYDLRIPLNPIYPMLPPSHPGVLPPALPPTATQRPSDDDDYDGIEKLDTKVDTVDTETKKPGNDEQDDDSITVEAI from the exons ATGATGCGG GATTTAGCATCGTTCGTAATTTTCCTCGCTCTGATGGTTGGAGTAGCGATATCGAAACCGTTATGGTCGACTATAATCGATAACAATGACATATATTCCGTACCCGAAGTCAACGCACACTATCTCGCTACGTATCAAGATACGCATTCTCCCTATTATgtttacaat atctaTACAAACGCAGGAGGTATACCGAGCACTGTTCACGTCAGCGGTAAACCGGAAATTTCTTACGTTCCtgcttacaatttttattacgggACGCCGATATACGATCTTCGGATTCCATTAAATCCG ATTTATCCCATGCTACCACCATCGCATCCAGGAGTGCTTCCTCCAGCACTTCCACCAACAGCCACGCAACGACCTTCCGACGATGATGATTACGACGGCATCGAGAAATTAGATACAAAAGTCGACACAGTCGATACAGAAACAAAGAAACCGGGAAACGACGAGCAGGATGACGATTCCATAACTGTGGAAGCGATATGA
- the LOC126857843 gene encoding uncharacterized protein LOC126857843 isoform X1, producing the protein MKIVLLLFVVAAFASAQRITTIQLDGIQYFVSRMNPYSPELNYFLAYQYCRSLGLQLASFETKEKADTMTQYLKNAGYTKYDFWTSGNKLGTDMFLWMSTGLPFNVTFDYMLKRPGNRPADVPPGTEPQRVARESGDSGSADGCVAMAAPTLAWEAQDCTLVKDFICEQTRCYYYNYGSIPVSATQGNHRPYITTTSAPASDDQTSDREDNINVDDNHSDIDDQDEQTTSPEAGEKLLEDPVVSRLITTAASASGNQQQQQQAVGTATSATSSLFDDDHERSVVDDDVDDTRPEHIPDIASLFTEHASQARKDSVFDGLETREILRPSASRPVVPSSSSEIRMEHRESPDYSDLAAETELPNNGLQDAHTIGPYDSMQDYVNDQPAADSTMMKDQDDDSSTILPEAEPAYRYNIKVRTNGKVLDPPSK; encoded by the exons ATGAAGATCGTCCTGTTGCTCTTCGTCGTGGCGGCCTTCGCCTCAG CCCAGAGAATCACAACGATTCAGCTGGATGGCATACAGTATTTCGTCTCGCGGATGAATCCCTACAGTCCGGAACTCAATTACTTCCTGGCGTATCAGTATTGCCGTTCGCTGGGCCTTCAATTGGCGTCCTTCGAAACGAAGGAGAAGGCCGACACGATGACGCAATATCTGAAAAACGCCGGTTATACGAAATACGACTTTTGGACCTCCGGCAACAAATTGGGCACCGACATGTTTTTGTGGATGAGCACGGGATTGCCGTTCAACGTCACCTTCGACTACATGCTGAAGCGACCTGGCAACAGACCCGCCGATGTGCCACCCGGCACCGAACCTCAGAGAGTGGCGCGTGAAAG CGGCGACAGCGGCAGCGCGGACGGATGCGTCGCGATGGCTGCGCCTACGTTAGCCTGGGAGGCGCAGGACTGCACCCTCGTGAAGGACTTTATCTGCGAGCAAACAAGATGTTACTACTACAACTACGGCAGCATTCCAGTCTCCGCGACTCAGGG AAATCACAGGCCCTACATCACGACCACCTCGGCGCCAGCCAGCGACGACCAAACGAGTGATCGCGAAGACAACATCAACGTCGACGATAACCATTCGGATATCGACGACCAGGACGAGCAGACGACATCACCGGAAGCTGGCGAGAAACTATTAGAGGACCCGGTCGTCAGCAGGCTGATCACTACGGCCGCTTCCGCATCTGGCaatcagcagcagcagcaacaggcTGTTGGAACGGCGACGTCGGCAACGTCTTCGCTGTTCGACGACGACCACGAGCGCTCggtcgtcgacgacgacgtggACGACACTCGACCGGAACACATCCCGGATATCGCGAGCCTGTTCACCGAGCACGCGTCCCAAGCGCGCAAGGACAGCGTCTTCGACGGTCTCGAGACCCGCGAGATTCTGCGGCCATCGGCGTCCCGTCCTGTCGTCCCCTCCTCTTCGTCAGAGATAAGAATGGAGCATCGCGAATCGCCCGATTACAGCGACCTGGCCGCGGAGACCGAGCTGCCCAACAACGGTCTCCAGGACGCCCACACGATCGGACCGTACGACAGCATGCAGGATTACGTCAACGACCAGCCGGCGGCGGACTCGACGATGATGAAGGATCAGGACGACGACAGCAGCACGATCCTGCCAGAGGCGGAACCGGCCTATAGGTACAACATCAAAGTGCGCACCAACGGCAAAGTATTAGACCCTCCGTCCAAGTAA
- the LOC126857878 gene encoding uncharacterized protein LOC126857878 isoform X1, whose amino-acid sequence MMFDEVGKDFALQDLASFVIFLALMVGVAISKPLWSTIIDNNDIYSVPEVNAHYLATYQDTHSPYYVYNIYTNAGGIPSTVHVSGKPEISYVPAYNFYYGTPIYDLRIPLNPIYPMLPPSHPGVLPPALPPTATQRPSDDDDYDGIEKLDTKVDTVDTETKKPGNDEQDDDSITVEAI is encoded by the exons ATGATGTTCGACGAGGTGGGGAAAGACTTTGCTCTCCAG GATTTAGCATCGTTCGTAATTTTCCTCGCTCTGATGGTTGGAGTAGCGATATCGAAACCGTTATGGTCGACTATAATCGATAACAATGACATATATTCCGTACCCGAAGTCAACGCACACTATCTCGCTACGTATCAAGATACGCATTCTCCCTATTATgtttacaat atctaTACAAACGCAGGAGGTATACCGAGCACTGTTCACGTCAGCGGTAAACCGGAAATTTCTTACGTTCCtgcttacaatttttattacgggACGCCGATATACGATCTTCGGATTCCATTAAATCCG ATTTATCCCATGCTACCACCATCGCATCCAGGAGTGCTTCCTCCAGCACTTCCACCAACAGCCACGCAACGACCTTCCGACGATGATGATTACGACGGCATCGAGAAATTAGATACAAAAGTCGACACAGTCGATACAGAAACAAAGAAACCGGGAAACGACGAGCAGGATGACGATTCCATAACTGTGGAAGCGATATGA
- the LOC126857843 gene encoding C-type lectin 37Da isoform X2 yields the protein MKIVLLLFVVAAFASAQRITTIQLDGIQYFVSRMNPYSPELNYFLAYQYCRSLGLQLASFETKEKADTMTQYLKNAGYTKYDFWTSGNKLGTDMFLWMSTGLPFNVTFDYMLKRPGNRPADVPPGTEPQRVARESGDSGSADGCVAMAAPTLAWEAQDCTLVKDFICEQTRCYYYNYGSIPVSATQG from the exons ATGAAGATCGTCCTGTTGCTCTTCGTCGTGGCGGCCTTCGCCTCAG CCCAGAGAATCACAACGATTCAGCTGGATGGCATACAGTATTTCGTCTCGCGGATGAATCCCTACAGTCCGGAACTCAATTACTTCCTGGCGTATCAGTATTGCCGTTCGCTGGGCCTTCAATTGGCGTCCTTCGAAACGAAGGAGAAGGCCGACACGATGACGCAATATCTGAAAAACGCCGGTTATACGAAATACGACTTTTGGACCTCCGGCAACAAATTGGGCACCGACATGTTTTTGTGGATGAGCACGGGATTGCCGTTCAACGTCACCTTCGACTACATGCTGAAGCGACCTGGCAACAGACCCGCCGATGTGCCACCCGGCACCGAACCTCAGAGAGTGGCGCGTGAAAG CGGCGACAGCGGCAGCGCGGACGGATGCGTCGCGATGGCTGCGCCTACGTTAGCCTGGGAGGCGCAGGACTGCACCCTCGTGAAGGACTTTATCTGCGAGCAAACAAGATGTTACTACTACAACTACGGCAGCATTCCAGTCTCCGCGACTCAGGGGTAA